GAAACTTGGGCGCATGGACAAGCGGTTTTTGACGTGTTGGGCAGGCCACGCCAAGCGCATGATCGGATCCGCAATATTTGCCATTTAGGCGCGGTAACGTTTGCGTGGACGTTTCAAAACAGAGGTTTGCCGGTGCCAGACGAGGCTCCATATGTGTGCCTTACTGCGCCATCAGGGACGGTTTGGACGTGGAATTCTCCAAGCAAAACCCAATATGTGAAGGGCAAGGCGGTGGACTTCGCGCAAGTCGTAACGCAAGTGCGCAACATCGAAGATACCGATTTGCAATTGGTCGGCGCTAACGCGATAAGCTGGATGGAACTTGCCCAATGTTTTGCCGGCAAGCCGGAAACGCCACCTGCCAAGAATACGCGTTTCACGCGCAGACTCTAATCATTATTCACGTCGCATATACGTTAATCACGGCAGTCAAATCGACATAAAAATTTTAATTTAAGATATTTATGCGTGTCGTGACGTTCGGCGCAATGGCTTGATGATCGCGCGTTTTTAAGATTTTTAGAGGTTAAAAAGCACCACAGGCATAGGCCACCTGAAAATTTAAAGATAAATTTTCCACTCAAATAAAAAAATGGAGTTTTGTGATAAATTTTGTTGTTTTGGGATTTTTGTCGACATACGCTGATCCAATTAAAGTAATATGGGAGGCTTGAATGACTACAACAACAAAACTGTCAGCGCTTACGGTTGCTACGACGTTTCTTGTCGGAGCTGCGGTAAGCCAAGCAATGGCGGAAGATTGCTACAGAGGCACTTTAGATGCCGCTTATTGTGATAGAAATATGGATCAAGTGGCGGATTTGCCCCTAGATGAAAAAGACTGGGTTGATCCTAAAACCATTATTTTCACTTATACACCGGTAGAAGATCCGGCGGTATATGCTAATATCTGGACGCCCTTTATTAAGCATCTTGAAGCTTACACGGATAGAAAAGTTGTGTTCTTCCCCGTGGAATCAAATGCAGCACAATTAGAGGCCATGCGCTCTGGTCGTTTGCATGTGGCAGGCTTTAATACCGGCTCTAACCCGATTGCGGTCAGCTGTGCAGGCTTTGTTCCATTTGCGATGCACGCGAAAGATGATGGCTCGTACGGGTATGAGATGGAAATTATTGTGCATGCGGATAGCGAAATTAAATCGCCATCTGAAATTAAGGGACGCACAATGGCCTTTACATCGCCAACCTCCAACTC
The sequence above is drawn from the Rhodobacteraceae bacterium IMCC1335 genome and encodes:
- the phnD gene encoding phosphate/phosphite/phosphonate ABC transporter substrate-binding protein, whose amino-acid sequence is MTTTTKLSALTVATTFLVGAAVSQAMAEDCYRGTLDAAYCDRNMDQVADLPLDEKDWVDPKTIIFTYTPVEDPAVYANIWTPFIKHLEAYTDRKVVFFPVESNAAQLEAMRSGRLHVAGFNTGSNPIAVSCAGFVPFAMHAKDDGSYGYEMEIIVHADSEIKSPSEIKGRTMAFTSPTSNSGFKAPSAILKGEFDLIADRDFTPTYSGKHDNSILGVYNGDYEIAAVANSVLQRMVRRGVIEADKIRTVYQSPTFPTTGYGHAHNLHPELVGKIKSAFFTFDFDSDPVYKKEFAKADRFVGIRHKNDWAVIRQIDAANGVSYDCK